A genomic stretch from Gemmatimonadaceae bacterium includes:
- a CDS encoding cytochrome c oxidase assembly protein: MMIALMLLAATCCYAIGVRAAWRRAGVGRSISARQAAMFGIGIIVTAVALLSPLDAMADDLFSAHMTQHVLLAAVVPPFLVFGAPFTAFIWALPAGRRRRVVAWLHRRRALRAAWLAITAPAIGWFIHLIAMWTWHAPSLYQLALRSEWIHAAEHASFVGTAMLVWWPIAHPRTARRTAYALGIGTLFLTAMQTGVLGALITLSHHLLYPAQGAGAARWGLTAMEDQTLAGLIMWVPGGLIYVAAMSVLFVKWLEPRRVVSRVALAAVVVTASCAQPARSVVPGGDVTRGKQAVEAMGCGACHTIAGVGPAHGEVGPPLTGIARRSLIAGALPNTPENMMRWIEDPPSIEPNTAMPNLGVTPQSARDITAYLYTLR; the protein is encoded by the coding sequence ATGATGATCGCGCTGATGCTCCTCGCCGCGACTTGCTGTTACGCGATCGGGGTGCGCGCCGCGTGGCGCCGCGCGGGCGTCGGACGTTCGATCAGCGCGCGTCAAGCGGCGATGTTCGGCATCGGCATCATTGTCACCGCCGTCGCACTCCTGTCGCCACTCGACGCAATGGCGGACGATCTCTTCTCGGCGCACATGACGCAGCATGTGTTGTTGGCGGCCGTCGTCCCTCCTTTTTTGGTTTTCGGTGCACCGTTCACCGCGTTCATCTGGGCGTTGCCCGCGGGTCGGAGGCGGCGCGTAGTTGCGTGGCTGCATCGTCGGCGCGCCTTGCGCGCGGCGTGGCTCGCCATCACCGCGCCGGCGATCGGCTGGTTCATTCATCTCATCGCGATGTGGACGTGGCATGCGCCATCGCTGTATCAGCTGGCGTTGCGCAGCGAATGGATCCATGCCGCCGAGCACGCGAGCTTCGTCGGCACGGCGATGTTGGTCTGGTGGCCGATCGCGCATCCTCGTACCGCGCGTCGCACCGCATATGCACTCGGCATCGGGACACTGTTTCTCACCGCCATGCAAACCGGCGTGCTCGGTGCACTGATCACGTTGTCGCATCATCTGCTGTATCCGGCGCAGGGGGCGGGCGCCGCACGGTGGGGCCTGACGGCGATGGAAGATCAAACGCTCGCCGGGCTGATCATGTGGGTGCCGGGCGGCTTGATCTATGTGGCCGCGATGAGCGTGCTGTTCGTGAAATGGCTCGAGCCGCGAAGAGTTGTGTCACGCGTCGCGCTCGCGGCGGTTGTCGTGACGGCGAGTTGTGCGCAGCCGGCGCGGAGCGTCGTTCCCGGCGGCGACGTGACGCGCGGCAAGCAGGCTGTCGAGGCCATGGGCTGCGGCGCCTGTCATACGATCGCCGGCGTCGGCCCCGCGCACGGCGAGGTTGGGCCGCCGCTCACGGGCATCGCGCGGCGATCGCTCATCGCCGGCGCGCTGCCGAACACGCCCGAGAACATGATGCGGTGGATCGAGGATCCGCCGTCCATCGAACCAAACACCGCGATGCCGAACCTTGGCGTCACGCCACAATCGGCCCGCGACATCACGGCCTATCTGTACACGCTGCGGTAG
- a CDS encoding heme o synthase: MIASRSKSFARDLVALTKPRIISLLLVTTIAPMYVAGHPSWSLVLAVFVGGYLMAGGANAVNMYMDRDIDDRMSRTRLRPIPSGRMQPREVLAFGVLLSTGATYLFAAAANVLTAALALAGFYFYVFVYTRWLKRSTPQNIVIGGAAGAFPPLVGWAAVTNHIDLLAVYLFLVIFYWTPPHFWALALLKQKDYGRAGVPMAPLVWGERETKRQMLWYTLILIPLTVLPVAFRALGPIYLVSALVLGGLFVRDVVAVIRATEWNKPAWRLYKFSLLYLALLFAAMVVDRLGPSFDFTVALPLR; this comes from the coding sequence GTGATCGCCTCTCGCTCGAAGTCGTTCGCGCGCGACCTCGTCGCGCTGACGAAGCCGCGCATCATCTCGCTGCTGCTCGTCACGACGATCGCGCCGATGTACGTCGCGGGACATCCGAGCTGGTCGCTCGTGCTCGCCGTATTTGTCGGCGGCTATCTCATGGCCGGCGGCGCGAACGCGGTGAACATGTACATGGACCGCGACATCGACGATCGCATGTCGCGCACGCGGCTGCGTCCCATCCCGAGTGGACGCATGCAGCCGCGCGAGGTGCTCGCGTTCGGCGTGCTGCTCTCGACCGGAGCAACGTATCTGTTCGCCGCCGCGGCGAACGTGCTCACGGCCGCGCTCGCGCTGGCGGGATTCTACTTCTACGTCTTCGTCTACACGCGGTGGCTCAAGCGCAGTACGCCGCAGAACATCGTGATCGGCGGCGCGGCAGGCGCATTCCCGCCGCTCGTCGGCTGGGCGGCGGTGACGAATCACATCGATCTGCTCGCCGTCTACCTCTTCCTCGTCATTTTCTACTGGACGCCGCCGCACTTCTGGGCGCTCGCGCTGCTCAAGCAGAAAGACTACGGGCGCGCCGGCGTGCCCATGGCGCCGCTTGTCTGGGGCGAGCGTGAAACGAAGCGGCAGATGTTGTGGTATACGCTCATTCTCATTCCCCTCACCGTGCTACCGGTCGCGTTCCGCGCGCTCGGCCCGATTTACCTCGTGAGCGCGCTCGTGCTCGGAGGATTGTTCGTGAGAGACGTGGTGGCGGTCATTCGCGCCACCGAGTGGAACAAGCCCGCGTGGCGGCTCTACAAGTTCTCTCTTCTCTATCTGGCGTTGCTGTTCGCGGCGATGGTCGTGGACCGCCTGGGTCCTTCGTTTGACTTCACCGTCGCTCTCCCGCTCCGATAA
- the coxB gene encoding cytochrome c oxidase subunit II, with amino-acid sequence MTIVTSCNTPLSIFSTASDSAERVSKLAWFMIILSAIIFAGVMLTMVAAMLRNRRRNSVDVDLSDPGTGWIIWGGAVMPGIVLLAIFVVSLAAMGRFPEKNPVVTIHVTGRQWWWQLDYEFPEMPQHFRTANEIHIPVGRPVRIILTSGDVIHSFWVPQLQGKLDVIPGDTNDLRLVARRAGTYAGACAEYCGTQHTHMGLTVIAEDSTTFRRWAAAQLADGATPRDSVTAAGQKLFVTGPCALCHTVRGTPALAQVAPDLTHFGSRSTIAAGTLPNTLGNLEGWIANAQSLKPGTKMPTLSAFTGPQLRAVAAYVSSLK; translated from the coding sequence ATGACGATCGTCACCAGCTGCAACACCCCGCTCTCGATCTTCTCCACCGCCAGCGACTCCGCCGAGCGCGTCTCGAAGCTCGCGTGGTTCATGATCATTCTGTCAGCGATCATCTTCGCCGGCGTCATGCTCACGATGGTCGCCGCGATGCTGCGCAATCGCCGTCGCAACTCCGTCGACGTCGACCTGAGCGATCCCGGCACCGGCTGGATCATCTGGGGCGGCGCCGTGATGCCCGGCATCGTCCTGCTCGCGATCTTCGTCGTGTCGCTCGCCGCCATGGGCCGCTTTCCCGAAAAAAATCCCGTGGTCACGATTCACGTCACCGGCCGGCAGTGGTGGTGGCAGCTCGACTACGAGTTCCCCGAGATGCCGCAGCACTTCCGCACCGCGAACGAGATCCACATTCCGGTCGGCCGCCCGGTACGAATCATCCTCACCAGCGGCGACGTGATTCACAGTTTCTGGGTGCCGCAACTTCAGGGGAAGCTCGACGTCATCCCCGGCGACACGAACGATCTTCGGCTCGTCGCGCGTCGCGCCGGCACGTACGCCGGAGCGTGCGCGGAGTACTGCGGCACGCAGCACACGCACATGGGGCTCACGGTCATCGCCGAGGATTCGACGACGTTCCGGCGATGGGCCGCCGCCCAGTTGGCGGACGGCGCCACTCCACGCGACTCGGTCACCGCCGCGGGGCAGAAACTGTTCGTTACCGGACCGTGCGCGCTCTGCCACACCGTGCGCGGCACCCCGGCGCTCGCGCAGGTGGCTCCCGACCTGACTCACTTCGGCAGCCGGTCCACCATTGCGGCCGGAACCTTGCCTAACACGCTCGGCAACCTCGAGGGGTGGATCGCCAACGCGCAGTCGCTCAAGCCCGGCACCAAGATGCCGACGCTCAGCGCGTTCACGGGCCCGCAGCTGCGCGCCGTGGCGGCCTACGTCTCGAGCCTCAAGTGA
- a CDS encoding Uma2 family endonuclease has product MHMPMVKRQWTVADLEDLPDDGNRYEVIDGELFVTPAPAWKHQRAIAALYSLVAEYLRSGRVGEVLFAPVDIIFSPTRGVQPDLLVVPVVDGPRPQKFADVGRLLLAVEVLSPSSARADRVAKRTLYRDEGVPEYWLVDLDARTVERSTPSEPRVEVVTDVLEWRPDGAATAFRVDLAEYFASVLGD; this is encoded by the coding sequence ATGCACATGCCAATGGTCAAGCGACAGTGGACGGTCGCCGATCTCGAGGATTTGCCGGACGACGGCAACCGGTACGAGGTCATCGACGGCGAGTTGTTCGTGACGCCCGCGCCAGCATGGAAGCATCAGCGCGCGATTGCCGCACTCTACTCTCTCGTCGCCGAGTACCTCCGGAGCGGGCGAGTCGGCGAGGTTCTGTTCGCTCCCGTGGACATCATCTTTTCGCCGACGCGCGGCGTTCAACCAGACCTCCTTGTCGTCCCGGTGGTCGACGGTCCTCGCCCTCAAAAGTTCGCCGACGTCGGACGCCTTCTTCTCGCGGTCGAGGTGCTCTCCCCCTCATCGGCCCGCGCGGATCGCGTGGCGAAGCGCACGTTGTACCGAGACGAAGGCGTGCCCGAGTACTGGCTCGTCGATTTGGATGCGCGAACCGTCGAGCGGTCTACGCCGTCCGAGCCGCGCGTGGAAGTCGTGACGGACGTCCTCGAGTGGCGTCCCGACGGTGCGGCGACGGCGTTTCGGGTCGATCTCGCCGAGTACTTCGCGAGCGTACTTGGCGACTGA
- a CDS encoding methanol/ethanol family PQQ-dependent dehydrogenase, which translates to MTCVLVGASFIATACRNARAGEADTAQRTGTHDTTLTSAPNAPANAVALPPGNDNAQGSGEWTMPGRDFGGSRYSPLTDINVSNVKNLKVATTFSTSVLHGHEGQPLVIGSTMYVVTPFPNLLYSIDLTKPGGALNWVYAPNPDPRSVGIACCDIINRGAVYADGKIIYNTLDAQTVAVDAKSGKEVWRTRVGDISIGETMTGAPLVVKNAVIVGDAGAELGVRGYAEALDLGTGKPLWKAYNTGSDADALIGAEFKPFYAKDRGKDLGITTWPKDQWKLGGGTVWGWISYDPELNLLFYATANPGVWNPDLRPGDNKWSITLWARDPATGHAKWAYQFVAHDAWDYDEIMENIPVDMPVNGQMRKLLIHPGRDGFVYTFDRATGEILNANMYQPTNWAKGIDLKTGAPIEVPEKRTHEGVVTKDICPSSTGAKDQQPSAFSPRTGLLYVPAHNVCMDYEGVEANYIAGTPYLGASVKMFPGPGGYRGDLVAWDPVHGRATCDVKEDLPLWSGVLATAGDVVFYGTMDGWFKAIDARSCAPLWQFKTGSGIVGNPIAYRGPDGKEYVAVYSGIGGWMGAVAFPDISLDDPYTALGVAGAVPDLKKKSGMGGTLYVFSF; encoded by the coding sequence ATGACTTGCGTGCTCGTTGGCGCGAGCTTCATCGCCACCGCGTGCCGGAACGCGCGCGCCGGCGAGGCCGATACCGCGCAGCGCACGGGAACGCACGACACGACGCTCACGAGTGCACCGAACGCACCCGCGAACGCGGTCGCCCTGCCGCCAGGCAACGATAACGCGCAGGGCTCCGGCGAATGGACGATGCCGGGCCGCGATTTTGGCGGCAGCCGCTACAGTCCGCTCACCGACATCAACGTCTCGAACGTCAAGAACCTGAAAGTCGCGACGACGTTCTCGACCAGCGTGCTGCACGGCCACGAGGGGCAACCGCTCGTGATCGGCAGCACGATGTACGTCGTCACACCGTTTCCAAATCTCTTATACTCGATCGATCTCACGAAACCGGGCGGTGCGCTCAACTGGGTCTATGCGCCGAACCCCGATCCGCGTTCGGTCGGCATCGCCTGCTGCGACATCATCAACCGCGGCGCCGTGTACGCGGACGGCAAGATCATTTACAACACGCTCGACGCGCAGACGGTCGCCGTCGACGCGAAGAGCGGCAAGGAAGTGTGGCGCACGCGCGTCGGCGACATCAGCATCGGCGAGACGATGACCGGTGCGCCGCTCGTCGTGAAGAACGCCGTCATCGTCGGCGACGCGGGCGCGGAGCTCGGCGTGCGCGGATACGCCGAGGCGCTCGATCTCGGCACGGGCAAGCCGCTGTGGAAGGCGTACAACACCGGCTCCGACGCGGATGCGCTCATCGGCGCCGAGTTCAAGCCGTTTTACGCGAAGGATCGCGGCAAGGATCTCGGAATCACGACGTGGCCGAAAGATCAGTGGAAGCTCGGCGGCGGGACGGTGTGGGGATGGATCAGCTACGATCCCGAGCTGAATCTCCTCTTCTACGCGACGGCGAATCCCGGCGTGTGGAATCCCGATCTGCGCCCGGGCGACAACAAGTGGTCCATCACGCTGTGGGCACGCGATCCCGCGACCGGCCACGCGAAGTGGGCCTATCAGTTCGTCGCGCACGACGCGTGGGATTACGACGAGATCATGGAGAACATTCCCGTCGACATGCCGGTGAACGGGCAGATGCGAAAGCTGCTCATCCATCCGGGGCGCGACGGGTTTGTCTACACGTTCGATCGTGCGACCGGCGAGATCCTCAACGCCAACATGTATCAGCCGACGAACTGGGCGAAGGGCATCGACCTCAAGACCGGCGCGCCGATCGAAGTGCCGGAGAAGCGCACGCACGAAGGCGTCGTCACGAAGGATATTTGTCCATCATCGACGGGCGCGAAGGATCAACAGCCGTCCGCGTTCTCGCCGCGCACCGGGCTGCTCTACGTCCCCGCACACAACGTGTGCATGGACTACGAGGGTGTCGAAGCGAACTACATCGCGGGCACGCCGTACCTCGGCGCGAGCGTGAAGATGTTTCCGGGGCCCGGCGGCTATCGCGGCGATCTCGTGGCGTGGGATCCGGTGCACGGCCGAGCGACGTGCGATGTGAAGGAGGATCTTCCGCTGTGGAGCGGTGTGCTTGCGACCGCGGGCGACGTCGTGTTCTACGGCACGATGGACGGATGGTTCAAGGCGATCGACGCGCGCAGCTGCGCGCCGCTGTGGCAGTTCAAGACGGGATCGGGCATCGTCGGCAATCCGATCGCCTATCGCGGTCCCGACGGGAAGGAATACGTCGCCGTGTATTCGGGGATCGGCGGCTGGATGGGCGCCGTCGCGTTCCCCGACATCTCGCTCGACGATCCCTACACCGCACTCGGCGTCGCGGGCGCGGTGCCGGATCTCAAGAAGAAGTCGGGGATGGGAGGGACGTTGTATGTCTTTTCGTTTTAA
- a CDS encoding ABC transporter transmembrane domain-containing protein produces MAAICLLVAAAVGLAFPQIVRHLLDAAFQNHDRALLDRIALGLVALFALQGLMNFVQVYLLTSTTERVIAALREDAFAHLVRLSPGFFTERRTGELTSRLSADLAVLQSLMSTWISEMSRQGLFLIGGLVMLSLTHPRLTTTTLAVVPIVVTAAFYFGRRLRRASTGVQDRVAEAMAHADEAFSQIRTVQSFRREAEETRRYRDQLADVVTAAVNRAKIRAMFFGIVGFVAFAGVVAVLWEGGQLVLDGALTPGALVSFLLYAITVAAAVGSLASLFGSYQEALGAASRVFELLDVHAEVAEPAHPAALVKPVRGAVALESVSFRYSSDAPEVLIDVTLRIAPGEVVALVGPSGAGKTTVASLLPRFWDVTGGRITLDGIDIRKLAFADLRGAIGMVPQEPALFSGTIRENIAYARPGEAGPMPSEAEIVAAARGAHAWEFIERLPEGLDTRVGERGVKLSGGQRQRLAIARVFLKNPAVVVLDEATSSLDTESERAVESAMEDLLRGRSTLIIAHRLSTVRRADRVVVLERGRVVEAGTHAELIARGGLFSRLATADLV; encoded by the coding sequence GTGGCCGCGATCTGCCTGCTCGTCGCCGCGGCCGTCGGCCTCGCGTTTCCGCAGATCGTGCGGCATCTGCTCGACGCGGCATTCCAGAATCATGATCGCGCGCTGCTCGATCGCATCGCGCTCGGTCTCGTCGCGCTTTTCGCGCTCCAGGGCCTGATGAATTTCGTCCAGGTCTATCTGCTCACGTCGACGACGGAGCGCGTGATCGCCGCGCTGCGCGAGGATGCGTTCGCGCATCTCGTGCGATTGTCCCCGGGCTTCTTTACCGAGCGCCGCACGGGCGAGCTCACGAGCCGGCTCTCGGCGGATCTCGCCGTGCTGCAATCGTTGATGAGCACGTGGATCTCGGAGATGTCGCGACAGGGATTGTTCCTGATCGGCGGCCTCGTGATGCTCTCGCTCACGCATCCGCGCCTCACGACGACGACGCTCGCCGTCGTGCCCATCGTCGTCACCGCGGCATTCTACTTCGGCCGGCGCCTGCGCCGCGCGAGCACCGGCGTGCAGGATCGTGTGGCCGAGGCGATGGCGCATGCCGATGAGGCGTTCTCGCAGATTCGCACGGTGCAGAGTTTTCGCCGCGAGGCGGAGGAGACGCGCCGCTACCGCGATCAGCTGGCGGACGTCGTCACGGCGGCGGTGAATCGCGCGAAGATTCGCGCGATGTTCTTCGGCATCGTCGGATTCGTTGCGTTCGCCGGTGTCGTTGCCGTGCTGTGGGAAGGCGGCCAGCTCGTGCTCGACGGTGCGCTGACGCCTGGCGCCCTGGTCTCGTTCCTACTCTATGCGATCACGGTCGCGGCCGCGGTGGGGTCGCTCGCCTCGCTTTTCGGCAGCTACCAGGAAGCCTTGGGTGCCGCCTCACGCGTGTTCGAGTTGCTCGACGTCCATGCGGAGGTGGCGGAGCCGGCGCATCCGGCGGCGTTGGTCAAGCCGGTGCGCGGCGCCGTGGCATTGGAGAGCGTGAGTTTTCGCTATTCATCCGACGCGCCGGAAGTATTGATCGACGTGACGCTGCGCATCGCGCCGGGCGAGGTGGTGGCCCTCGTCGGGCCGTCCGGCGCCGGGAAGACGACCGTCGCGTCGCTCCTGCCGCGCTTCTGGGACGTGACGGGCGGCCGCATCACGCTTGATGGAATTGATATTAGGAAATTGGCATTCGCCGACCTCCGCGGCGCGATCGGCATGGTGCCGCAGGAGCCCGCGCTGTTCAGCGGCACCATTCGCGAGAACATCGCGTATGCGCGCCCTGGCGAAGCCGGGCCGATGCCCTCGGAAGCGGAGATCGTCGCCGCGGCGCGCGGGGCGCACGCCTGGGAGTTCATCGAGCGTTTGCCGGAAGGGCTCGACACGCGCGTTGGCGAGCGCGGCGTAAAGTTGTCCGGCGGCCAACGGCAGCGCCTCGCGATCGCGCGCGTGTTTCTCAAGAACCCCGCGGTCGTGGTACTCGACGAGGCGACGTCGAGCCTCGACACCGAGAGCGAGCGGGCGGTGGAGTCGGCCATGGAAGATCTCTTACGCGGCCGCTCGACGTTGATCATCGCGCATCGCTTGAGCACCGTGCGGCGCGCCGATCGCGTCGTCGTGCTCGAGCGTGGGCGCGTGGTCGAAGCGGGGACGCATGCGGAGCTCATCGCGCGCGGCGGGTTGTTCTCGCGACTGGCGACGGCGGATTTGGTGTGA
- a CDS encoding heme-binding protein gives MRRVIAWSQAATFLVALAACKNSNNEKGSLDTTNAKSPRVVAAAGCDALPSATDLGKYLKAAPDSGEAGGLFHGRAEWGALVNRSGQICAVVPPSDSTGGYWPGSRAISMAKAFTANGFSTDTAAMSTARLYTFTQPGHSLWGVSQPAPFNPQCLDPNNDIKICGGAIAFGGGVPLYKNGRIVGGLGISGDTPCADHEIAKRVRHFAGLDPAKGPAVDDIQYSKTDRPSIYTHPLCPNTWRNGQKIGDEPAAVGY, from the coding sequence ATGCGGAGAGTCATCGCGTGGTCTCAGGCCGCGACGTTCCTGGTCGCTCTGGCCGCATGCAAAAACTCTAACAACGAGAAAGGGTCGCTCGACACGACGAACGCCAAGTCGCCGCGCGTCGTCGCCGCGGCAGGCTGCGACGCGCTGCCGAGCGCCACGGACCTCGGCAAGTATCTGAAGGCGGCGCCGGATTCGGGCGAAGCCGGCGGCCTGTTCCACGGCCGCGCCGAGTGGGGCGCGCTCGTGAATCGCAGCGGGCAGATTTGCGCGGTCGTCCCGCCGAGCGATTCGACGGGCGGCTACTGGCCCGGCAGTCGCGCGATCTCGATGGCGAAGGCGTTCACCGCGAACGGCTTCAGCACCGACACGGCCGCAATGTCTACCGCGCGCTTGTACACGTTCACGCAACCCGGCCATTCGCTCTGGGGCGTGAGCCAGCCCGCGCCGTTCAATCCGCAGTGCCTCGATCCCAACAACGACATCAAGATCTGCGGCGGCGCGATCGCGTTCGGCGGCGGCGTGCCGCTCTACAAGAATGGCCGGATCGTCGGCGGGCTCGGAATCAGCGGCGATACGCCGTGCGCGGATCACGAGATCGCGAAACGCGTTCGGCATTTCGCGGGACTCGACCCGGCGAAGGGACCGGCGGTGGACGACATTCAATACTCGAAGACGGACCGTCCGTCGATCTACACGCACCCGCTTTGCCCGAACACGTGGCGAAACGGGCAGAAGATCGGAGATGAGCCGGCGGCGGTGGGATACTGA
- a CDS encoding type II toxin-antitoxin system prevent-host-death family antitoxin gives MKRIAAAKFKEQCLAILDHLEDDGIVVTKHGRPVARVLPFRDEPGALIGSLRGRVTVKGDIRSTGVAWDASD, from the coding sequence ATGAAGCGAATCGCCGCCGCAAAGTTCAAGGAGCAATGCCTGGCCATCCTCGATCACCTCGAGGACGACGGTATCGTGGTGACCAAACACGGCCGCCCGGTCGCACGCGTGCTGCCCTTTCGCGACGAGCCCGGCGCGCTCATCGGCTCGCTGCGCGGCCGCGTGACGGTGAAAGGCGACATCCGCAGTACCGGCGTGGCTTGGGACGCGAGTGATTAA
- a CDS encoding c-type cytochrome, translating to MRIQILILTAAVGAIAVAGCQNESNTQAAAGAPPANAYFIGPQPGPDRALIPVKNPYAGDTRVLADGRRLFNWYNCSGCHGDHAGGGMGPSLRDSAWYYGGDEASIFASIAEGRQHGMPSWGSKLPSDDIWKIVTYIKSLRTPDEPDPPR from the coding sequence ATGCGTATTCAAATATTGATATTGACCGCGGCCGTGGGCGCGATCGCGGTCGCCGGGTGTCAGAACGAATCGAATACGCAAGCCGCCGCCGGAGCGCCGCCCGCGAACGCGTACTTCATTGGACCGCAGCCCGGGCCGGACCGCGCGCTGATCCCGGTCAAGAATCCGTACGCCGGCGACACGCGTGTGCTCGCGGACGGTCGCCGTCTCTTCAATTGGTACAATTGCTCCGGCTGCCACGGCGATCACGCCGGCGGCGGCATGGGTCCGAGCCTGCGTGATTCCGCGTGGTACTACGGTGGCGACGAAGCGTCGATCTTCGCGTCGATCGCCGAAGGGCGGCAGCACGGCATGCCGTCGTGGGGCTCGAAGCTGCCGTCGGATGATATCTGGAAGATCGTGACGTACATCAAGTCGCTGAGGACGCCCGATGAGCCAGATCCTCCGCGGTAG
- a CDS encoding substrate-binding domain-containing protein codes for MSFRFKRWGSRWGLGAGRWAVLIVMMAGFTSSAHRPSPTAQREALRVCSDPNNLPFSDSLQHGFENRIASMLASDMHARLEYTWWPQRRGFVRNTLKAGDCDVVIGVPSGYDMVAATAPYYQSTYVFVTRADAGLSPKSFDDRSLRHARIGIHMMGDDYANSPAAVALMHRGLGANIHGYMIYGNYNEPSPPSRLLDAVVRKDVDVAIAWGPLAGYYARHSAVPLVVTPVSPRIDTPFLPFVYSISMGVRRGDTTRKAFLDSEIVRRHDDIRRVLGEYGVPLVGGS; via the coding sequence ATGTCTTTTCGTTTTAAGCGTTGGGGTTCGCGCTGGGGGCTGGGCGCTGGGCGATGGGCGGTTTTGATCGTGATGATGGCGGGTTTCACGAGCAGTGCCCATCGCCCATCGCCCACCGCCCAGCGCGAAGCGCTCCGCGTCTGCTCCGACCCCAACAACCTCCCCTTCTCCGACAGCCTGCAGCACGGCTTCGAGAATCGGATCGCGTCGATGCTCGCGAGCGACATGCACGCGCGCCTCGAGTACACGTGGTGGCCGCAGCGACGCGGGTTCGTTCGGAACACGCTCAAGGCGGGTGATTGCGATGTCGTGATCGGTGTGCCGTCGGGGTACGACATGGTCGCCGCAACGGCTCCGTACTATCAGTCGACGTACGTGTTCGTGACGCGCGCCGACGCCGGACTGAGCCCGAAATCGTTCGACGACCGTTCGCTGCGTCACGCGCGCATCGGCATCCACATGATGGGCGACGATTATGCGAACTCGCCCGCGGCCGTGGCGCTCATGCACCGCGGACTCGGCGCGAACATCCACGGCTACATGATCTACGGCAACTACAACGAGCCCAGTCCGCCGAGCCGGCTGCTCGATGCCGTGGTGAGGAAAGACGTCGACGTGGCGATCGCGTGGGGACCGCTCGCCGGCTATTACGCGCGGCACAGCGCGGTGCCGCTGGTCGTCACGCCGGTGTCTCCGCGAATCGACACGCCGTTCCTGCCGTTCGTGTACAGCATCTCGATGGGCGTGCGGCGCGGCGACACCACGCGGAAGGCCTTTCTCGATTCCGAGATCGTGCGACGCCATGACGACATCCGGCGCGTGCTCGGCGAGTACGGCGTGCCGCTGGTTGGAGGGTCATGA
- a CDS encoding COX15/CtaA family protein, producing the protein MNNTRRLSIAALVVACTHLVFGAIVRISGSGLGCGENWPKCYGYWIPPFSRPDLIVEVSHRYLASILTLTVLSLAFVAVRNRAETGGRGGPMRSALGAVAAVFAAAILGGVTVKMGNAPWATVAHWLVAMTLLAMVAMTAIRSGTLGGASARVQRGTSRAARSAFAAAVMAIFAVAMGGLTAKMPGASVGCTTVPLCGPNPSVARSSIDIQMLHRTIAVLLVLHLIGVVTMMRKRRASEAPVVVRAAHIALGMVLLQLVVASAMILGHLPPVLRSLHEATGVGIWLSCFVLAYLARIAARTVPETAGGTSAPVRHSEPVRHSEPVRHSEPVRHSERSEESGITVERPVTLTATQDPSVPSLSRDDASAASLLQDVKPLSPLPPPPPTMAVIVARGADLL; encoded by the coding sequence GTGAACAATACCCGTCGTCTATCGATCGCGGCGCTCGTCGTCGCGTGCACGCATCTCGTGTTCGGCGCCATCGTCCGTATCTCGGGCTCGGGGCTGGGCTGCGGGGAAAACTGGCCCAAGTGCTACGGCTATTGGATTCCGCCGTTCAGCCGCCCCGATCTCATCGTTGAAGTAAGCCACCGCTACCTCGCGTCGATTCTCACATTGACGGTGCTGTCGCTCGCGTTCGTCGCGGTGCGCAATCGCGCCGAAACCGGCGGACGCGGCGGCCCCATGCGCTCGGCGCTCGGCGCCGTCGCCGCCGTGTTCGCCGCCGCGATTCTCGGTGGCGTCACTGTCAAAATGGGCAACGCGCCGTGGGCAACCGTCGCGCACTGGCTCGTGGCGATGACGCTTCTCGCCATGGTCGCGATGACGGCGATCCGCAGCGGCACGCTCGGTGGCGCGAGCGCGCGCGTGCAACGCGGAACGTCACGCGCCGCGCGCTCGGCATTCGCCGCCGCGGTAATGGCGATCTTCGCGGTGGCGATGGGCGGTCTCACCGCGAAAATGCCCGGCGCCTCCGTCGGGTGCACGACGGTTCCGCTGTGTGGTCCGAATCCGAGCGTCGCGCGCTCGAGCATCGACATTCAGATGTTGCATCGCACGATCGCGGTGCTGTTGGTGCTCCACTTGATCGGCGTCGTGACGATGATGCGCAAGCGGCGCGCGTCGGAAGCGCCTGTCGTGGTGCGCGCGGCGCACATCGCGCTCGGCATGGTGCTGCTGCAGCTCGTCGTCGCATCCGCGATGATTCTCGGACACCTTCCGCCAGTCTTGCGGTCGTTGCACGAAGCGACCGGCGTTGGCATTTGGCTCAGCTGCTTCGTGCTGGCGTATTTGGCGCGGATCGCGGCGCGTACCGTGCCGGAAACAGCGGGCGGCACAAGCGCGCCCGTTCGTCATTCCGAGCCCGTTCGTCATTCGGAGCCCGTTCGTCATTCCGAGCCCGTTCGTCATTCCGAGCGAAGCGAGGAATCTGGCATCACGGTAGAGAGGCCAGTCACTCTGACGGCGACGCAAGATCCCTCGGTCCCTTCGCTCTCTCGGGATGACGCGAGCGCCGCGTCGCTCCTTCAGGACGTCAAACCACTCTCGCCGCTGCCTCCGCCACCACCCACCATGGCCGTCATCGTCGCGCGCGGAGCCGACCTGCTGTGA